In Oscillospiraceae bacterium, a genomic segment contains:
- a CDS encoding nitrogenase yields the protein MNYISAKTPPVREERLGAGIAFGGTCREVQCARAGGCLNLAGRAFSQTQGCQFTLSQAIINTLRNAVIIMHGPIGCGASSIGAVGTSQTFKRLRDPNAEGLIWLNSNLDEADVIGGGENKLKEAIRFAERMFRPETILIPVSCVPALIGDDVDAVVAEMQEETAAVLVPVHCSGFKTKVMATAYDDVYHGILRTLVKKPERRADRRVAPDELEEMRRRYRDSRTVNILNVSSMSRPDETELTRLLNALDLQVRFLPCYSDAEDFQYALESALNVSICGTHDDYFLRHLQTLYDIPFLIDTIPIGRKNTARWLRKIAAHFDLSQEANRLIASEEQALDRALAPFRPALRGKTAFLGGGEVRILATAEILQDLGLEIVGFKGHHYDEFAEPVFESLDNIDDVLFNVATQQPFEQINLVKRLRPDLYVGHTGGGNISAKQGLPLLPLFGPSYNYMGFSGVFEVARRIRRILANAQFNKQLARHCPLPYRDSWYAQSPFAYIKAEG from the coding sequence TTGAACTATATATCCGCCAAAACGCCTCCCGTGCGGGAGGAGCGGCTCGGCGCCGGCATCGCCTTCGGCGGGACCTGCCGCGAGGTGCAGTGCGCCCGGGCGGGCGGCTGCCTCAACCTGGCCGGCCGCGCCTTCTCACAGACGCAGGGCTGCCAGTTTACACTGAGCCAGGCCATCATCAACACGTTGCGCAACGCCGTCATCATCATGCACGGCCCCATTGGCTGCGGCGCCTCTTCGATCGGCGCGGTGGGCACCAGCCAGACGTTCAAGCGCCTGCGGGACCCGAACGCAGAGGGTCTCATCTGGTTGAACTCCAACCTGGATGAGGCCGACGTCATCGGCGGCGGGGAGAACAAACTGAAGGAGGCCATCCGTTTTGCCGAGCGGATGTTTCGCCCGGAAACGATCTTGATCCCCGTGAGCTGTGTGCCGGCTCTGATCGGCGACGACGTGGACGCCGTGGTGGCCGAAATGCAGGAGGAGACCGCCGCCGTGCTGGTCCCGGTACACTGTTCCGGGTTCAAGACCAAGGTCATGGCCACCGCCTACGACGACGTCTACCACGGCATCTTGCGGACACTCGTGAAAAAACCCGAGCGGCGGGCGGACCGCCGGGTGGCGCCGGACGAACTGGAGGAGATGCGGCGGCGCTATCGCGACAGCCGGACGGTGAACATTTTAAACGTCTCTTCCATGTCCCGCCCGGACGAGACGGAGCTCACCCGTCTGCTGAACGCGCTCGACTTACAGGTACGCTTTCTGCCCTGCTATTCCGACGCGGAGGACTTCCAGTACGCGCTGGAATCCGCGCTGAACGTCAGCATCTGCGGTACCCACGACGACTACTTTCTCCGCCACCTGCAGACGCTGTACGACATCCCTTTTCTGATCGACACGATCCCCATCGGACGGAAGAACACGGCCCGGTGGCTCCGCAAGATCGCCGCGCACTTCGACCTGTCGCAGGAGGCGAACCGGCTGATCGCGTCGGAGGAACAGGCGCTCGACAGGGCGCTCGCCCCCTTCCGCCCCGCTCTTCGGGGGAAGACCGCCTTCCTCGGCGGCGGCGAGGTGCGCATCCTCGCCACGGCGGAGATCCTGCAGGACTTGGGACTGGAGATCGTCGGCTTCAAGGGTCACCACTACGACGAGTTTGCCGAGCCTGTCTTTGAGAGCCTCGACAACATCGACGACGTCCTCTTCAACGTCGCCACCCAGCAGCCCTTTGAACAGATCAACCTCGTGAAACGGCTGCGCCCCGACCTCTACGTGGGGCACACCGGCGGCGGCAACATCTCCGCGAAACAGGGCCTTCCGCTGCTGCCGCTGTTCGGCCCCTCCTACAACTATATGGGGTTTTCCGGTGTGTTCGAGGTGGCCCGCCGGATCCGGCGGATCCTGGCCAACGCCCAGTTCAACAAACAGCTGGCCCGGCACTGCCCGCTTCCTTACCGGGATTCTTGGTACGCGCAAAGCCCGTTCGCCTACATCAAAGCGGAAGGTTGA
- a CDS encoding dinitrogenase iron-molybdenum cofactor biosynthesis protein: MLPIHIAIATTDGKFVNEHFGRARCFYIVALDKEGHRLVERRAVPPVCDGGMHEDNALDAAAALLGDCRAVLVSRIGPPAKRRLEKSGISVFEIGLPIEDALARLRDYYDREVRETRV, translated from the coding sequence GTGCTGCCCATACACATCGCCATTGCCACGACAGACGGCAAATTCGTCAACGAACACTTCGGGCGGGCCCGGTGTTTTTACATCGTCGCGCTCGACAAGGAGGGGCACCGGCTGGTCGAGCGGAGGGCAGTGCCGCCCGTCTGTGACGGGGGGATGCACGAGGACAACGCCCTGGACGCCGCCGCCGCGCTGCTCGGGGACTGCCGGGCCGTGCTCGTAAGCCGCATCGGCCCGCCCGCCAAGCGAAGACTGGAAAAAAGTGGTATTTCTGTGTTTGAGATCGGACTTCCGATTGAGGACGCCCTGGCACGGCTTCGTGACTACTATGACAGAGAAGTGAGGGAAACACGCGTATGA
- the nifH gene encoding nitrogenase iron protein, with the protein MSKQIKQIAIYGKGGIGKSTTTSNLSAALSKMGFKVMQFGCDPKSDSTNTLRDGSYIPTVLDTLREKSSVDAHDVIFEGFNGIYCVEAGGPAPGVGCAGRGIITAVELFKHQRIFEELALDYVIYDVLGDVVCGGFAVPIREGIAQHVFTVSSSDFMSIYAANNLFRGIQKYSRSGGALLGGVIANSINQGYSREIVDDFVARTSTQVVEYVPRSITVTQCELQGKTTIEAAPDSKQAQIYNSLAARIAAHEVSTIPAPLGVTELQQWAAKWSDKLLLQAEGKVAAGEAI; encoded by the coding sequence ATGAGCAAGCAGATCAAGCAGATCGCCATCTACGGGAAAGGAGGCATCGGCAAATCCACCACCACCTCCAATCTCTCCGCGGCGCTGTCCAAGATGGGTTTCAAGGTCATGCAGTTCGGCTGCGACCCCAAGTCCGACAGCACCAACACGCTGCGGGACGGCAGCTACATCCCCACCGTACTGGACACCCTGCGGGAGAAGTCGTCGGTGGACGCCCACGACGTGATCTTCGAGGGGTTCAACGGCATCTACTGCGTGGAGGCCGGCGGGCCGGCGCCCGGCGTCGGCTGCGCGGGCCGGGGGATCATCACCGCCGTGGAGCTCTTCAAGCACCAGCGCATCTTCGAGGAACTGGCCCTCGACTACGTGATCTACGACGTTCTGGGAGATGTCGTGTGCGGCGGTTTTGCGGTGCCCATCCGGGAGGGGATCGCCCAACACGTGTTCACGGTGTCGTCGTCGGACTTCATGTCCATTTACGCGGCCAACAATCTCTTTCGCGGTATTCAGAAGTACAGCCGCTCCGGCGGGGCGCTGCTCGGCGGCGTCATCGCGAACTCCATCAACCAGGGTTATTCGCGGGAGATCGTCGACGACTTCGTCGCCCGCACCAGCACGCAGGTGGTCGAATACGTGCCCCGGTCCATCACGGTGACGCAGTGCGAACTGCAGGGCAAGACGACGATCGAGGCCGCGCCGGACTCCAAACAGGCGCAGATCTACAACTCCCTGGCCGCGCGCATCGCGGCGCACGAGGTCTCCACGATCCCCGCGCCCCTCGGCGTGACCGAACTGCAGCAGTGGGCCGCCAAGTGGTCCGACAAACTGCTGCTCCAGGCCGAAGGCAAAGTCGCGGCGGGCGAAGCGATCTGA